From Plectropomus leopardus isolate mb chromosome 4, YSFRI_Pleo_2.0, whole genome shotgun sequence, the proteins below share one genomic window:
- the LOC121942353 gene encoding transcription factor jun-B-like has protein sequence MSTIMEQPFYDDSFLSAYGHSGAALPDYKLLKQNMNLNFSDSYRNSNFKPQHLRADSDFYTAGTADSLKLASPELERLIIQNSNGVITTTPTPAQYLYNRGITEEQEGFADGFVKALDDLHRMNQMAPPNVSIGGVACGVPGGVVCSAPASVFGSSMQPEALEYTTLSSCTTNPSLSSGSSYPSTTISYLPHHQYQHPQAVAHGSHHFQHSLAGAGIHSQRFAGLKEEPQTVPDMQSSDGSPPMSPIDLENQDRMKAERKRLRNRLAASKCRRRKLERISRLEDKVKVLKTDNAGLSNTASVLREQVAQLKQKVMTHVSSGCQLMLAPKVKSY, from the coding sequence ATGTCCACAATAATGGAACAGCCTTTTTATGACGACTCGTTTCTTTCTGCTTATGGCCATTCAGGCGCAGCCCTGCCAGACTACAAGCTCCTAAAGCAGAATATGAACTTGAACTTCTCCGATTCATATCGGAACTCAAACTTCAAGCCACAGCACCTGCGCGCAGACAGTGATTTCTATACGGCCGGCACGGCGGACTCACTGAAGCTCGCCTCTCCTGAACTGGAGCGCCTGATTATCCAGAACAGCAACGGGGTCATCACCACCACACCGACACCTGCCCAGTATCTGTACAACCGCGGGATCACGGAGGAGCAGGAAGGCTTTGCTGACGGTTTTGTTAAAGCACTGGACGACCTGCACAGGATGAACCAGATGGCGCCTCCAAACGTGTCCATCGGTGGCGTGGCTTGTGGCGTCCCCGGCGGAGTTGTGTGCTCGGCTCCAGCCTCAGTTTTCGGCTCATCCATGCAGCCAGAAGCGCTCGAGTACACAACCTTGAGCAGCTGCACCACCAACCCCAGTCTGTCCTCTGGCAGCAGCTACCCCTCCACCACCATCAGCTACCTGCCGCACCACCAGTACCAGCATCCCCAGGCCGTTGCGCACGGATCTCACCACTTCCAGCACTCCCTGGCCGGCGCTGGCATCCACTCGCAGCGGTTCGCCGGGTTGAAAGAGGAGCCCCAAACCGTCCCTGACATGCAGAGCAGCGACGGGTCTCCTCCCATGTCCCCCATTGATTTGGAGAACCAGGACCGGATGAAAGCGGAGCGCAAGCGGCTGAGGAACCGGCTCGCAGCCTCCAAGTGTCGGAGGCGCAAACTGGAGCGCATCTCTCGCCTGGAGGACAAGgtgaaagtgctgaaaacagaCAACGCCGGACTGTCAAACACGGCTTCTGTGCTGAGGGAGCAGGTGGCCCAACTCAAACAGAAAGTCATGACACATGTGAGCAGTGGCTGCCAGCTCATGTTGGCGCCCAAAGTGAAGTCTTACTGA